In Halalkalicoccus subterraneus, one genomic interval encodes:
- the nth gene encoding endonuclease III, whose product MGTRLDSPEEQAAEVTDRLFEEYPDTTISLDFSNRLELLIAVILSAQCTDERVNKETEHLFSKYDGPEDYANADQEELAEDLNSITYYNNKAGYIREACAIIAAEHGGSVPDTMDELTALPGVGRKTANVVLQHGHDLVEGVVVDTHVQRITRRLGITEERSPERIERELMELVPREHWQEFTHLCISHGRATCTARSPECTECVLEDICPSSKLDNEVDLASGEAW is encoded by the coding sequence ATGGGAACTCGACTCGATTCGCCCGAGGAACAGGCCGCCGAGGTCACCGATCGCCTGTTCGAGGAGTACCCCGATACGACGATCTCGCTCGACTTCTCGAACCGCCTCGAACTCCTGATCGCGGTGATCCTCTCGGCGCAGTGTACCGACGAGCGGGTCAACAAGGAGACCGAACACCTCTTTTCGAAGTACGATGGCCCCGAGGACTACGCGAACGCCGACCAGGAGGAACTCGCAGAGGACCTCAACTCGATCACCTACTACAACAACAAGGCGGGCTACATCCGCGAGGCCTGCGCGATCATCGCCGCCGAACACGGCGGTTCGGTACCCGACACGATGGACGAGCTCACCGCCCTGCCCGGCGTGGGCCGCAAGACCGCGAACGTCGTCCTTCAGCACGGCCACGACCTCGTCGAGGGCGTCGTCGTCGATACGCACGTCCAACGGATCACGCGCCGGCTGGGAATCACCGAGGAGCGCTCCCCCGAGAGGATCGAGCGCGAACTGATGGAACTCGTTCCGAGGGAGCACTGGCAGGAGTTCACGCATCTTTGTATCAGCCACGGTCGGGCGACCTGTACGGCACGTAGCCCCGAGTGTACCGAGTGTGTTCTCGAAGACATCTGTCCCTCGTCGAAGCTCGACAACGAGGTCGATCTGGCGAGCGGCGAGGCGTGGTGA
- a CDS encoding DUF7321 family protein, whose translation MVEAAVLATTALALVTVSFPFYLYGAWIIIENDPVTWAVLVRHLKYIATGLLLTTGPILLWMAPRLFERLSGLQAMHAVFGVQAYAFLFFALTGIVRIFQAKHRYNLYGEPDRDVDLDDLDENMGAWRFRLRIGVIGYLLCWLIAYALGVARYGLIYL comes from the coding sequence ATGGTCGAGGCCGCCGTCCTCGCGACGACCGCCCTCGCGCTCGTGACGGTGAGTTTCCCGTTCTACCTCTACGGGGCGTGGATCATCATCGAAAACGATCCCGTGACGTGGGCCGTGTTGGTTCGGCATCTCAAGTACATCGCCACGGGACTGCTCCTCACTACCGGCCCGATTCTCCTCTGGATGGCCCCGCGACTGTTCGAGCGACTCAGCGGACTCCAGGCGATGCACGCCGTCTTCGGCGTACAGGCCTACGCCTTCCTGTTCTTCGCGCTCACCGGGATCGTCCGGATCTTTCAGGCCAAGCACCGATACAACCTCTACGGTGAGCCCGACCGGGACGTCGATCTCGACGATCTCGACGAGAACATGGGCGCGTGGCGCTTTCGTCTGCGGATCGGCGTGATCGGCTACCTACTGTGCTGGCTGATCGCCTACGCGCTGGGGGTCGCCCGATACGGTCTGATCTACCTCTGA
- a CDS encoding DUF7319 domain-containing protein, whose protein sequence is MADGRSSQGADSDRSEREERSVPADEYDFEEFGPEDMARMSADEWDAAFDPDSWITGNELIDRVEADLRSRIANRDVFAVLERFADPPRILAYSDEGYAIVYPDGSVEGEGTVVRDVKPTVALCSMDDYEVPTPPEDWSLPDPEQVPEGSGDLGNQMLQVIAFGLLLAGIAAFVGLFVGDVGGSAVIVLVIAILFVLASVFLFLVVANARLSDRFRAVEYQDRLRAAGVQSADRPDFVPVDDGEIEPIGEGENASE, encoded by the coding sequence ATGGCTGACGGTCGTTCCTCTCAGGGAGCCGATTCCGACCGGAGCGAGCGCGAGGAGCGGTCGGTTCCCGCCGATGAGTACGACTTCGAGGAGTTCGGCCCCGAGGACATGGCGCGCATGAGCGCCGACGAGTGGGACGCGGCGTTCGATCCGGACTCGTGGATCACCGGTAACGAGTTGATCGACCGCGTCGAGGCCGACCTCAGATCTCGAATCGCGAACCGCGACGTCTTTGCGGTGCTCGAACGGTTCGCGGACCCGCCGCGGATCCTCGCCTACTCGGACGAGGGCTACGCGATCGTCTATCCCGACGGGAGCGTCGAGGGCGAAGGCACCGTCGTCCGGGACGTCAAGCCGACGGTCGCGCTCTGTTCGATGGACGACTACGAGGTGCCTACCCCTCCTGAAGACTGGTCGCTGCCCGACCCCGAACAGGTCCCCGAGGGGAGCGGCGATCTGGGCAACCAGATGCTGCAGGTGATCGCCTTCGGGCTCCTCCTCGCGGGAATCGCGGCGTTCGTCGGGCTGTTCGTCGGGGACGTCGGGGGCTCGGCCGTGATCGTGCTGGTCATCGCGATCCTGTTCGTGCTCGCGAGCGTCTTTCTCTTCCTCGTCGTCGCCAACGCGCGGCTCTCGGATCGGTTCCGTGCGGTCGAGTATCAGGATCGACTCCGAGCGGCGGGCGTTCAGTCGGCGGACCGTCCGGATTTCGTCCCGGTCGACGACGGGGAAATCGAGCCGATCGGTGAGGGCGAAAACGCCAGCGAGTAG
- a CDS encoding halocyanin domain-containing protein yields the protein MKRREFITAAGAGSAAAAAGTTGAVGTAAAQEDDGTTEVPEWPEFVAEANDYSTGETEDLRGESEATVEVGAGDGLAFGPPAIWVDPGTTVTWEWTGEGGSHNVSAQDGADFTSETTGEGGFTFEHTFEEDGQIVTYQCEPHATQGMHGGVAVGGVPTQEVTPGIITDPEELGIKVQEHYVGIGAVLATSVSLVFTFFVLKYGESPHAKGGN from the coding sequence ATGAAGAGGCGGGAATTTATCACAGCGGCCGGTGCTGGGAGCGCCGCCGCAGCGGCGGGTACGACCGGCGCCGTCGGCACCGCAGCCGCACAAGAGGACGACGGCACGACGGAAGTCCCCGAATGGCCCGAGTTCGTCGCCGAAGCCAATGACTACTCTACCGGCGAGACGGAGGACCTGCGTGGCGAAAGCGAGGCCACCGTCGAGGTCGGTGCCGGTGACGGGCTGGCCTTTGGCCCGCCGGCCATCTGGGTCGATCCCGGGACGACAGTCACTTGGGAGTGGACCGGCGAAGGAGGGAGCCACAACGTCTCCGCACAGGACGGTGCTGACTTCACGAGCGAGACGACCGGCGAGGGGGGATTTACCTTCGAACACACGTTCGAGGAGGACGGCCAGATCGTCACCTACCAGTGTGAGCCCCACGCCACACAGGGGATGCACGGCGGGGTCGCCGTCGGCGGCGTCCCAACTCAAGAAGTCACACCCGGCATCATAACCGACCCGGAGGAGTTGGGCATCAAAGTCCAGGAACACTACGTTGGGATCGGCGCCGTGCTTGCGACCTCCGTCTCGCTGGTCTTCACGTTCTTCGTCCTGAAATACGGCGAATCGCCGCACGCGAAAGGGGGGAACTGA